The Trichosurus vulpecula isolate mTriVul1 chromosome 4, mTriVul1.pri, whole genome shotgun sequence genome contains a region encoding:
- the MDM4 gene encoding protein Mdm4 isoform X4, with translation MSLSSTAAHCSASENACRISPGQVNQVRPKLPLLKILQAAGAQGEMFTMKEVMHYLGQYIMVKQLYDQQEQHMVYCGGDLLGELLGLQSFSVKDPSPLYDMLRKNLVTATVTARCRRKF, from the exons ATGTCATTGTCTTCTACTGCTGCACATTGTTCAGCATCTGAAAATGCTTGCAGGATTTCACCAGGACAAGTTAATCAG GTACGACCAAAACTGCCACTGCTAAAGATTTTGCAAGCAGCAGGTGCACAAGGTGAAATGTTCACAATGAAAGAG GTCATGCATTATCTAGGCCAGTATATAATGGTGAAGCAGCTCTATGATCAGCAAGAACAGCACATGGTATATTGTGGTGGAGATCTTCTCGGAGAACTGCTAGGACTTCAGAGCTTCTCTGTGAAAGATCCAAG CCCCCTTTATGACATGCTAAGAAAGAATCTGGTTACTGCAACTGTTACAG